One region of Brassica napus cultivar Da-Ae chromosome A10, Da-Ae, whole genome shotgun sequence genomic DNA includes:
- the LOC106370320 gene encoding pumilio homolog 12: MDQRRYEAEFDEFEKLLLEIPKVTSGNDYSPFPPLCYSSSRSSFQERNLHLPGDYAFTSSLAESNFNFGISNQTPENPNLMSIPSYHSPPCVYADKFDSRKQLDSQMRRNLQHLGCFSNISPPQPQHYNMPSSLSHHQLEEQYLYRRPQQSNRNLFCNGEDGDEFVRSLRKKMYYPEKLLVRSPLGVNTAKVIKYGLGEEDSQNRRVRIQNHHQLDEEADLSTSLNSRTLHPPKYYSLAEARGKFYYMAKDQHGCRFLQRKFAEGDGNDIETIFNEIIDYISELMVDPFANYLVQKLLEVCNDDQRMLIVCSIARKPGLIIKISCDMHGTRVVQKIVETVKRQEEISIIISALRHGGIVTLMKNVNGNHVVQRCLQYLLPHCKKFLFGAAMTHCVELATDRHGCCVLQKCIGYFEGEQKDRLVSKIASNALLLSQDPFGNYALQYVFELHLEWAVNEILEQLEGNYTELSMQKCSSNVVEKCLTLADDKHQARIIRELVTDGRLDQVMLDPYGNYVIQAALKQSKGTLHGILVEAIKVYVSSLRTNPYGKKVLSALNNSKK; this comes from the exons ATGGATCAGAGAAGATATGAGGCAGAGTTTGATGAATTTGAGAAGCTTCTTCTAGAGATTCCCAAAGTTACTTCAGGAAACGACTACAGCCCTTTCCCTCCTCTATGTTATAGCTCAAGCAGATCATCCTTCCAAGAACGAAACCTTCATCTTCCCGGTGACTACGCATTCACATCTTCCCTTGCTGAATCAAACTTCAACTTTggaatctcaaatcaaactcCGGAGAACCCCAACCTTATGTCCATTCCTTCTTACCACTCTCCACCTTGTGTATATGCAGACAAGTTTGATTCAAGAAAACAACTCGATTCTCAAATGCGTAGGAACCTTCAACACCTTGGTTGCTTTTCAAATATCTCACCTCCTCAGCCGCAGCATTACAACATGCCATCCTCTCTGTCTCATCATCAGCTGGAAGAACAGTACCTCTATCGCCGACCTCAACAGTCTAACAGAAACTTGTTCTGTAATGGAGAAGATGGTGATGAATTTGTGAGGAGTTTAAGGAAGAAGATGTACTATCCGGAGAAGCTTCTAGTGAGATCACCGCTCGGTGTAAACACAGCTAAAGTCATCAAGTACGGTCTCGGCGAAGAAGACTCACAAAACAGAAGAGTTCGGATACAGAACCATCACCAACTCGATGAAGAAGCAGATCTCTCAACCAGCCTCAACAGTCGGACGTTGCATCCTCCAAAGTACTACTCTCTAGCAGAGGCAAGAGGGAAGTTCTATTACATGGCGAAAGACCAGCACGGTTGCCGCTTCCTGCAGAGGAAGTTTGCTGAGGGAGATGGGAACGATATCGAAACTATCTTTAACGAGATCATTGACTATATCAGCGAGCTTATGGTTGATCCTTTTGCTAACTATCTAGTTCAGAAGCTGCTTGAAGTGTGCAACGATGATCAGAGGATGCTGATTGTTTGTTCCATAGCTAGAAAGCCAGGATTGATTATCAAAATCTCTTGTGATATGCACGGGACTAGAGTTGTTCAAAAGATCGTTGAAACGGTTAAGAGACAAGAGGAGATCTCGATCATCATATCTGCTTTGAGGCATGGTGGCATTGTGACTCTGATGAAGAATGTAAACGGTAACCACGTTGTTCAACGGTGCTTGCAGTATTTGTTACCTCACTGTAAGAAG TTTCTTTTTGGAGCTGCGATGACTCATTGTGTTGAGCTTGCAACTGATAGACATGGATGTTGTGTTCTTCAAAAATGTATTGGCTATTTCGAAGGAGAACAAAAAGATCGCTTAGTCTCTAAAATTGCCTCCAATGCTCTACTCCTCTCTCAAGACCCTTTTGG GAACTACGCTCTTCAATATGTGTTCGAGCTACACCTTGAATGGGCTGTCAACGAAATCCTCGAGCAATTAGAAGGGAACTACACCGAGTTATCGATGCAGAAATGTAGCAGCAATGTAGTTGAGAAGTGTCTGACACTAGCTGATGACAAACATCAAGCTCGCATCATCAGAGAACTCGTAACCGATGGTCGTCTTGATCAAGTAATGTTGGATCCTTACGGAAACTATGTCATTCAAGCAGCTCTTAAGCAATCCAAG GGGACTCTACATGGTATTTTGGTCGAGGCTATTAAGGTTTATGTCTCATCTCTTCGTACCAATCCTTACGGTAAAAAGGTCCTCTCTGCACTTAACAACTCGAAGAAGTAA